In the Deltaproteobacteria bacterium genome, ACCGCCACATGATGTCCGTCATAGGGCGCCAAGTTTTTCTTCGTGTCGCGAAACAGCAGCGACTGATGACGGCCGATCTTGACCCGGCCAAATTCCCCTTGGCTATCGGTCTCCATCGCCACCGGCGCGCCGAAGGCGTTTTGATAAAATCTGAGGATCGCCGCCGCGGTGCCGCTCGGAACCAGAAACTCGACGTAGGGCACGCCGATCGTCATATCACCGAAACCGGGCTGGCTAGCGTGGCAGCGATAGCGATTACCCCAAGGGCAGGTCACCAGCAATTGCTCACCCTCGCGCGCCAAGGCGAACTGGGTGGCCGCCAATGACGCGGCGACGCTCTCCAAGCGTTTTTCCAGGGCGCCGAGATCTGGCACGACCAGACCGATGTAGCCGTCGATCACCTGCGGTGTGCGAGTCGGGAGATGAAACTGCTGCTCGCCAAGGTTCACCCACATGTTGTTCAAGCCGACGTTGAGATAGGGATCCCGCGTACCGCCGAGGCCGACGACGTAGAACAACGTCGCCAACGCTTGATCGGCGATCTGCACGTTGACATGTTCGAGGGAAATAATATTGCCGACATCTTCTTCGCTATATTCGACCATGATCCACCTCGTCTGTAAATGCGCGATTAATCCTTGAGCGAACAGATCCATTGCCATTCGGCGGCCAATCCCGCCTCAAGTCCAATCTTGGGAGCGTAGCCAAGTTTGCTGCGCGCCAAATCGAGGCGCGCAGCGGTGTGGCGCACGTCGCCCTTTTGGCCGTCGAAGCGTTTGAGCTTGGCCTTGCGCCCGGAAACTTTCTCGGCCAAAGCGATGGCGTGGAGCAACGACACTTGCGAGCCGCCACCGAGATTGAAAACTTCCCCCTGCCCACCGTAGGCCGCCGCGCCAAGCAAACCGTCGACGATATCCGTGCAAAAAGTAAAATCGCGGGTCTGTTCGCCGTCGTCGTAAAGCGGCACTTCCTCATCGCGCAAAAGCGCGCGCATGAAGATGTGAAAAAACATGTCCGGCCGTTGGCGCGGCCCGTAGACGGTAAAAAAGCGCAGCGCCACCGTCGGCACGCCGAAGGCTATGCAATAGAGATGGCAAAGATGTTCGGCGGCCAGCTTGGTCGCGCCGTAGGGCGACACCGGCCGGGTACCGCCGTCTTCACGCATGGGCAAGTCATCGGTGTCGCCGTAAACCGACGACGTCGACGCGTAGACGAACTTGTGCGGTTTAGTCTCCTTGGCGGCTTCGAGCAAAAGCTGAGTCGCCATGATGTTGTTCTCGGTGTAACGGTTGAACTCTTTACCCCAGCTCGAGCGCACGCCGGGCTGTCCGGCTAAGTGAAAAACCTGATCGACACCGTCTAGAAGCGCTTTCAAATCCAAGTGCAGCAAGTCGCCTGAAACAAACCTAAAGTTTTTCTCGCCGGCGTATAACGCCAAGTTGCTGTCCTTGAACCGACGCGGATAGTTATCGAGAAAATTATCGACACCGACCACTTGATGCCCACCGGCCAACAGTTTTTGCACCAGATGGGAAGCGATAAATCCGGCGGCGCCGGTGACCAAGGTTTTCACGATAATCCCGCTCCTGATTGAGAATTTTCCGCGTGGGCGATAATCCAGTGCGCCGCTTGCAACAAATCGTCGACGACGGGAATGTTTAAGGCTCGTGCCGTGGCCACCGCATCATCGTCGCGGCCGATCAAAATCGCCACCGCGCCAACCCGCTGCGCCAGTTCCACATCGGTCATTTGATCGCCGACGACATAGGAGCGTGCGACATCGAGTTGCAAATCCTTGGCGGCGCGTTCGATCAGGCCACGATTGGGTTTGCGGCAGTCGCACGCGATCCGATATTCCCCGATGCCTTCGGTTGGATGATGCGGACAGTAATAAATGCCATCCAACGTCGCGCCCTCGGCGCCCAGCTTCGCCGTCAATACGGCGTGAATTTCCTGCAAACCCGCTTCGCTCAAACCGCCGCGGGCAATGACCGATTGATTGGTTACCATGACCCGTTTAAAACCACCCTCGCGCAAAAGGCTGAGGCCGAGGCAGACGCCGGGAAGAATTTCGATTTGCTCGACGGTACATAAATAATTGACCTCGCGGATCAGAGTGCCGTCGCGATCGAGAAAGACCGCCGCGTTCATCGCTCGGACACCCGCGCGGCATTTATTTTCTCGACAATACCGTCGACCAGAGCGTCGCCGTTTTCCACTTCCAGCGCCACCCGCAACGCCAACAATTTGTCTCTCGCGAACGGGAACGGCGTTAATTTAAGAATATCCTTCTCGGTGGTAATGATCAAATCGACCAAGCGCCCCATGCGGCTGATCTGCTGCCAATCACGCGCCGTATAGGAATGATGATCGGGAAATTCCAAAGTCTCGACGATCTCCCCTTCCCATTCGTGGATCTGGCTATAGAGGCCGCGCGGATCGGCAATGCCGGTGACCGTGAGAATTTTACTGCGATAGAGCAGCGTCAAGGGAAACTGCCGCGAACCCTCGCGGCTAAAACCGATCAACGACACGCCGCGCAGCGACGCCTTGAATGCGGCGCCAGCCAATTCTTTAGGAATTGCCGAATTCCAAGAGCCGTTGCCGCCGGTGGCGAGCAGAAAATCGGCACGGCGCAAATTGCTCTTGGGCTCGCGAAACGGTCCCGCCGGCAACAGCGAACCGCTGGCGTCTTGTCCGAGCAGCAACAAGTCGACATCCCGACGCACCCGGCGGTGTTGAAAGCCGTCGTCCAGAACAAATACGTCAATGTCGTCATGGCCGCGCAGCATTTCCGTGGCGCTTTCTATCCGATCCGCGCCGACGCCCACGGTTTGCCCGTAAATACGCGCCATCATAAACGGCTCGTCGCCGGCTTGCTCCAAGCTGGCGACATTGTTGTCGTCGACGCGCATAATCAGCGGCTTTTTCTCGCCGCGCCGATAACCGCGGCTGAGAATGCCGACCGTCAATCCCCGCCGGTTCAATTCATGGGACAACCATAAACAGGTCGGCGTCTTTCCCGTCCCACCGACCGTAAGATTGCCGACGCTAACCACCGGCCGCGGTAAGCGCACCGAACCCAGCAAGCGATGGGCAAAACAAAAATTACGTAACTGAACGCCGACACGGTAGAGCAATGACGCCGGAACTAACAAAAGCCACAGCAACTTACCTTTGACGCCTTTGCGCTCCCAGGCGGCGCGAATGGTCAGCTCATTCATAGATAACTTTGCGCCAACCGCAGATTCGCGGCCAATGGCTGGTTATCCGCCGCGGCGATGGTCGCGGCGCGCCGGCCCATGGCTTGGCGCTTGTGCGCATCGGTCAGCAGATCGCTCACCGCGACGGCAAGCGCTTGAGCATCGTGGACTTCGAGCGCCGCCTCTTGACGGATCATCTCTTGGGCCAGACCGAGTGAGTTTTCCATATGCGGCCCGAACAAGATCGGTTTGCCAAAGCGCGCCGGTTCCAAAATATTGTGGCCGCCCGCCGCAACCAAACTGCCGCCGACGAAAGCGACATCCGCCGCGGCAAAGAATTCGACCAATTCGCCGACACTATCGAGCAACAGAACATCTTTGGCGAACCAGTGCGGCGCTTGCACTTGGCTCCTTCTCTGAAAATCGACAGAACTATTCTTGAGCAACTTCTCGACTTCGTTAAAACGCTCAGGGTGGCGCGGCGCCAACACCAGCGACAGGGTCGGGAACTTCGCGCGGATTAACCGTAGCGCTTCAAGTAGTATTTCCTCTTCGCCGGCATGGGTGCTACCGGCGACCCAGAGCTGTCTGCCGTTGAGCGCGGCGGCGAGATTTTCCATCGTAGCTGAAGGTCGCGGCGCGCCGTATTTCAAACTGCCCACCACGGAAACTTTATTTTTTGCCGCACCGAGGTCGATAATCCGCCCGCCATCTTCGCTGGTCTGCATGCCGAAAGCGCTAAAGCAGTCGAGCACGCGGTGAAAAAACTTTGGGCAGAGCCGGTAACGGGATGCCGCCTTGACTGACAAGCGGCCGCTGAGCAACACCGTCGGCACACCGCGCCGATAGGTTTGGCGCAAAAAATTGGGCCAGATTTCAGTTTCGACGATCAGCAGCAGTGACGGGTTGAATTTAGCGATCGCTCGACGCGCCAGCCATAATAGATCGATGGGGAAAAATATCACCGCGTCCACGCCAGCCATTTGCCGAGCCAAACGATTGCCGGTGGCGGTAAACGTCGAAACCAGAACCGGCCGCGCCGCCGCGCTGGACTTGAGCGCGTCAATCAACGCTTCGGCGGAGCGTACTTCGCCCACCGAAGCGGCGTGAATCCAGATTGGCCGCTGGCCGTGTAATCTAGACAAAACATTTTCTGGATAAAATCCCAGCCGCTGCCCCAAGCCGTCGCGATAACGCGGTCCCCAGCAGAATAGAATTGGCAAAACCGGCAACGCGAGCATAAAGCCCAGGGTGAACAAAACATTGTAGATAAAATACCACACCCGTAGTTCCCTTAGGCCGTCATCATTGAGAGCGCGATATCGGCGACGCGATCGGCCGCGCCGGGCGTGCCCAAACGTTCGCGCAGCTTGGATAACTTTTCGCTAATATCGAGCCGCAGTTTGTGATCGTCGAGCAGCTTTATGGTTTCGCTGACGAGGCGCGCGGGATTGACCTCATCCTGAAGCAGCTCGGGCACCAATCTTTCGCCCGCCAACAAGTTCGCCATCGCCACATGTTCGACCTGGACGAGCCGCCGGCCGAGCCAGTAGGTCAACGGCGACATACGATAGACGACAATCATCGGCCGACCGAGCAGGGCGACCTCCAGCGTCGCCGTGCCCGACGCGGTCCAAATCAAATCTGCGGCGTTTATCGCTTCGTAGCGTTCTTGATCGACGATGGGAATCTTTAGCGTACTGTTTTGCAGCAGCGCTTCAATAGCTGAGGCCTCGATGGTGTTGGCCCGCACGCAGAAAAACTGCACGCCGCGCTGTTGGCGTAACAACAGCGCGGCGTCGCGCATGATCGACAAATGCTTGCTCACCTCGCCGTGGCGGCT is a window encoding:
- a CDS encoding 3-deoxy-D-manno-octulosonic acid transferase; the encoded protein is MWYFIYNVLFTLGFMLALPVLPILFCWGPRYRDGLGQRLGFYPENVLSRLHGQRPIWIHAASVGEVRSAEALIDALKSSAAARPVLVSTFTATGNRLARQMAGVDAVIFFPIDLLWLARRAIAKFNPSLLLIVETEIWPNFLRQTYRRGVPTVLLSGRLSVKAASRYRLCPKFFHRVLDCFSAFGMQTSEDGGRIIDLGAAKNKVSVVGSLKYGAPRPSATMENLAAALNGRQLWVAGSTHAGEEEILLEALRLIRAKFPTLSLVLAPRHPERFNEVEKLLKNSSVDFQRRSQVQAPHWFAKDVLLLDSVGELVEFFAAADVAFVGGSLVAAGGHNILEPARFGKPILFGPHMENSLGLAQEMIRQEAALEVHDAQALAVAVSDLLTDAHKRQAMGRRAATIAAADNQPLAANLRLAQSYL
- a CDS encoding NAD-dependent epimerase/dehydratase family protein, with the translated sequence MVKTLVTGAAGFIASHLVQKLLAGGHQVVGVDNFLDNYPRRFKDSNLALYAGEKNFRFVSGDLLHLDLKALLDGVDQVFHLAGQPGVRSSWGKEFNRYTENNIMATQLLLEAAKETKPHKFVYASTSSVYGDTDDLPMREDGGTRPVSPYGATKLAAEHLCHLYCIAFGVPTVALRFFTVYGPRQRPDMFFHIFMRALLRDEEVPLYDDGEQTRDFTFCTDIVDGLLGAAAYGGQGEVFNLGGGSQVSLLHAIALAEKVSGRKAKLKRFDGQKGDVRHTAARLDLARSKLGYAPKIGLEAGLAAEWQWICSLKD
- a CDS encoding HAD family hydrolase, producing MNAAVFLDRDGTLIREVNYLCTVEQIEILPGVCLGLSLLREGGFKRVMVTNQSVIARGGLSEAGLQEIHAVLTAKLGAEGATLDGIYYCPHHPTEGIGEYRIACDCRKPNRGLIERAAKDLQLDVARSYVVGDQMTDVELAQRVGAVAILIGRDDDAVATARALNIPVVDDLLQAAHWIIAHAENSQSGAGLS
- the lpxK gene encoding tetraacyldisaccharide 4'-kinase gives rise to the protein MNELTIRAAWERKGVKGKLLWLLLVPASLLYRVGVQLRNFCFAHRLLGSVRLPRPVVSVGNLTVGGTGKTPTCLWLSHELNRRGLTVGILSRGYRRGEKKPLIMRVDDNNVASLEQAGDEPFMMARIYGQTVGVGADRIESATEMLRGHDDIDVFVLDDGFQHRRVRRDVDLLLLGQDASGSLLPAGPFREPKSNLRRADFLLATGGNGSWNSAIPKELAGAAFKASLRGVSLIGFSREGSRQFPLTLLYRSKILTVTGIADPRGLYSQIHEWEGEIVETLEFPDHHSYTARDWQQISRMGRLVDLIITTEKDILKLTPFPFARDKLLALRVALEVENGDALVDGIVEKINAARVSER